The Streptomyces sp. HUAS CB01 genome has a segment encoding these proteins:
- a CDS encoding CsbD family protein translates to MAADEKTRAKIEQAKGKVKETVGRAVGNERMTAEGRAEQSKGDMREAKEKTKDAFHR, encoded by the coding sequence ATGGCAGCCGACGAGAAGACCCGAGCCAAGATCGAGCAGGCCAAGGGCAAGGTGAAGGAGACGGTGGGGCGTGCCGTCGGCAACGAGCGGATGACCGCCGAGGGACGCGCCGAACAGTCCAAGGGCGACATGCGCGAGGCGAAGGAAAAGACCAAGGACGCCTTTCACCGCTGA
- a CDS encoding LysR substrate-binding domain-containing protein: protein MTGSEAPPSFRLAYVPGVTPGKWVRIWQERLPDVPLELVPVTAAEAPGLMNDGGADAGVVRLPVDRAVFSAIPLYTETTVVVVPKDHAVAAVDEVSLEDLAEDVVFHPLDDPLEWQELPGRPAVERPATTADAIELVAAGVGVLVVPQSLARLHHRRDLTYRPVADAPQSSVALSWPEDRTTDLVDDFIGIVRGRTVNSTRGRRPSPAEQPKDKPRRSGRPAREAGGKSAAGGRRGAATGRGGGASAGRKGARPGKPRRRS, encoded by the coding sequence GTGACAGGCTCCGAAGCTCCCCCCTCGTTCAGGCTCGCCTATGTACCCGGCGTGACCCCCGGCAAATGGGTGCGGATCTGGCAGGAGCGGCTGCCCGACGTGCCGCTGGAGCTCGTCCCGGTGACGGCCGCCGAGGCGCCGGGGCTGATGAACGACGGGGGTGCCGACGCGGGAGTGGTGCGGCTGCCTGTCGACCGCGCCGTCTTCAGTGCCATCCCGCTGTACACGGAGACGACGGTGGTCGTCGTGCCGAAGGACCATGCCGTCGCGGCCGTCGACGAGGTCTCCCTGGAGGACCTGGCCGAGGACGTCGTGTTCCACCCGCTGGACGACCCCCTCGAGTGGCAGGAGCTCCCCGGACGTCCCGCGGTCGAGCGACCCGCCACGACGGCGGACGCGATCGAGCTCGTGGCCGCGGGCGTGGGTGTGCTGGTCGTCCCCCAGTCCCTCGCCCGGCTGCACCACCGCAGGGACCTCACGTACCGCCCGGTCGCCGACGCCCCGCAGTCGAGCGTCGCCCTGTCCTGGCCCGAGGACCGGACCACCGACCTGGTGGACGACTTCATCGGGATCGTCCGCGGCAGGACCGTCAACAGCACACGGGGACGGCGTCCCTCCCCCGCCGAGCAGCCGAAGGACAAGCCCCGTCGCTCCGGCCGCCCGGCGCGCGAGGCGGGCGGCAAGTCCGCGGCCGGCGGGCGACGCGGTGCTGCCACGGGCCGCGGCGGCGGCGCCTCCGCCGGGCGCAAGGGCGCCCGGCCCGGCAAGCCACGCCGCCGGTCCTGA
- a CDS encoding hydrophobic protein translates to MVPLLLVLILAVLLFGAGFALEALWWIAAVVLVVWLLGFVVRPAAPGGGRGRWYRW, encoded by the coding sequence ATGGTCCCGTTGCTGCTGGTTCTCATACTCGCCGTCCTGCTTTTCGGCGCCGGATTCGCCCTCGAAGCGCTCTGGTGGATCGCCGCCGTCGTCCTCGTCGTCTGGCTGCTCGGCTTCGTCGTCCGGCCGGCCGCGCCGGGTGGCGGCCGCGGACGCTGGTACCGCTGGTAG
- a CDS encoding DUF4232 domain-containing protein — protein sequence MTVSSVRRAVVLAASAAVLATGCGLSAELDREADPARTGVDARPGPPASDRSEPPVSVPPGSRPSSGAQGSPGQPQPAAANCPAAGVRVSTGMVTATMGLRAMPVTLTHCGTGERRLNGYPDVRVRDVQRRPMDVTVLKGAGPITQLDDPGPHPVALRPGESARSVFVWRYSAVDTSTLRGSGVYVEIGPSAGAGRQTVEPEGGLDIGETGLLGTTAWQKVTD from the coding sequence ATGACCGTCTCGAGCGTGCGACGTGCCGTGGTCCTCGCGGCGTCGGCCGCGGTGCTGGCCACCGGGTGCGGACTGTCGGCGGAGCTGGACCGCGAGGCGGATCCCGCACGGACCGGAGTGGACGCGCGCCCCGGTCCACCGGCGTCCGACCGCTCCGAACCCCCGGTTTCCGTGCCGCCTGGTTCCCGGCCGTCGTCCGGTGCGCAGGGATCCCCGGGACAGCCACAGCCGGCCGCGGCGAACTGCCCGGCGGCGGGCGTCCGGGTGTCGACCGGCATGGTGACCGCCACCATGGGCCTGCGCGCCATGCCCGTGACACTCACCCACTGCGGCACGGGCGAACGGCGCCTCAACGGCTATCCGGACGTCCGGGTACGCGATGTCCAGCGGCGGCCCATGGACGTCACGGTGCTCAAGGGCGCGGGACCGATCACACAGCTCGACGACCCCGGCCCGCACCCGGTCGCGCTGCGCCCCGGGGAATCGGCACGCAGCGTGTTCGTCTGGCGCTACTCCGCCGTCGACACGTCGACGCTGCGGGGCAGCGGGGTCTACGTGGAGATCGGACCGAGCGCCGGTGCGGGACGGCAGACCGTGGAGCCGGAAGGCGGCCTCGACATCGGCGAGACGGGCCTGCTCGGCACCACGGCATGGCAGAAGGTCACGGACTGA
- a CDS encoding DUF5997 family protein → MTSHHGTQTMKPATAAKKLGVYLEATPAEFREGVVSRDELNALQTDPPEWLSELRRNGPHPRPVVAAKLGVSISGLARGGVTEALTTEQIEALKQESPEWLQRERATQAEVRKEAVRLKEKRAEKAEKGEQTG, encoded by the coding sequence ATGACGTCGCACCACGGCACCCAGACGATGAAGCCCGCCACGGCGGCGAAGAAGCTGGGTGTGTACCTCGAAGCCACCCCTGCGGAGTTCCGGGAGGGCGTCGTCTCGCGCGACGAGCTCAACGCACTCCAGACCGACCCGCCCGAGTGGCTCAGCGAACTGCGGCGCAACGGCCCGCACCCCCGTCCCGTCGTCGCGGCGAAGCTGGGCGTCTCCATCTCCGGCCTGGCCCGTGGCGGTGTCACGGAGGCCCTGACCACGGAGCAGATCGAAGCGCTGAAGCAGGAGAGCCCCGAGTGGCTGCAGCGGGAGCGCGCGACCCAGGCCGAGGTGCGCAAGGAGGCCGTGCGCCTGAAGGAGAAGCGCGCCGAGAAGGCAGAGAAGGGCGAGCAGACCGGGTAG